One Trichoderma asperellum chromosome 5, complete sequence genomic region harbors:
- a CDS encoding uncharacterized protein (SECRETED:SignalP(1-31)~CAZy:GT15), with protein sequence MAIARPVRTLAVLAIVLWCFFLYQVLKPSSGYNSPGDRYINFERDPNLDPTGEPEGTLVRTSKKYAPDAEDTDRISATLLALVRNEEVDDMVASMVDLERTWNNKFNYPWTFFNDKPFSEEFKKKTSAATNAKCNYELIPKEHWDAPSWIDPAIFKESAAVLKKNGVQYADMMSYHQMCRWNSGMFYKHPALQDVRYYWRVEPKVHFFCDVDYDVFRYMQDNNKTYGFTITLYDDPHTLPTLWPQTVKFLADRPNYLHERSAIKWVVDDSRRPQHNREAQGFSTCHFWSNFEVADMEFWRSKAYEDYFEHLDRAGGFFYERWGDAPVHSIALGLFEDSSKIHWFRDIGYQHIPFFNCPNSPKCKGCVTGRLTDGEPFLHREDCRPNWFKYAGMG encoded by the exons ATGGCCATAGCCCGGCCAGTACGGACTCTAGCAGTCCTGGCCATTGTGCTGTGGTGCTTCTTCTTATACCAGGTCCTCAAGCCATCATCTGGATACAACAGCCCAGGCGATCGGTACATCAACTTTGAGCGCGACCCCAACTTGGATC CTACCGGCGAACCTGAGGGAACTCTCGTACGAACGTCCAAGAAGTATGCGCCAGACGCTGAAGACACCGATCGAATCAGTGCCACATTGCTGGCCCTTGTCCGCAATGAAGAGGTGGACGATATGGTAGCGTCCATGGTAGACCTCGAGAGGACGTGGAACAACAAATTTAACTACCCATGGACTTTCTTCAACGACAAGCCCTTCTCCGAAgagttcaagaagaagacaagcGCCGCGACCAATGCCAAGTGCAACTACG AACTCATCCCCAAAGAGCATTGGGACGCGCCCTCTTGGATCGATCCCGCCATCTTCAAAGAATCCGCGGCCGTactgaagaagaatggcgtTCAATACGCCGATATGATGTCATACCATCAGATGTGTCGCTGGAACAGTGGCATGTTCTACAAGCATCCCGCCCTTCAGGATGTTCGCTACTACTGGCGCGTCGAACCCAAGGTGCACTTCTTTTGCGATGTCGACTACGACGTTTTCCGCTATATGCAGGACAACAACAAGACATACGGCTTCACCATTACCTTATACGACGACCCTCATACCCTGCCTACCTTGTGGCCCCAGACAGTCAAGTTCCTGGCCGATCGTCCCAACTACCTACACGAGCGTAGCGCTATTAAATGGGTTGTTGACGATTCCCGACGACCCCAACACAATAGAGAGGCTCAGGGCTTCTCTACATGCCACTTCTGGAGCAACTTTGAGGTTGCTGATATGGAATTCTGGAGGAGCAAGGCATATGAAGACTACTTTGAGCACCTCGATCGCGCTGGAGGCTTTTTCTATGAACGATGGGGCGATGCACCCGTCCACAGCATTGCCTTGGGCCTGTTTGAGGATTCAAGCAAAATCCACTG GTTCCGAGATATTGGTTATCAACACATTCCTTTCTTCAACTGCCCCAATTCTCCCAAGTGCAAGGGCTGCGTCACCGGCCGATTGACAGATGGTGAACCATTCCTTCATCGAGAAGACTGCAGGCCAAACTGGTTCAAATATGCCGGTATGGGCTGA
- a CDS encoding uncharacterized protein (EggNog:ENOG41~TransMembrane:7 (o144-163i328-361o376-395i415-431o451-472i484-505o525-545i)), translating to MVRQFEPYHDEQEPLMKDDSERNDAGTGAGAGTSTVTEIDHPDAPLDSPSPVEAAATNSPGAALEVIDDNSSSDGNAPTPRFIQDERSSKRWKKIPYPVRRVLLAIGKWSKGPPNAQPYRIKPLFPVVQEYPLFLVERFLPKAYRFWTVFLYFSVWVITFVLVKRQETIASTVEGWGQSQPIGCGDTYWSAGNGCGLDGNDCRPFNGSGFAFQCPASCDSYHVLNPRAVGDQEIVYRSLVIGGPSSDVHPELATYRGDSYICASAVHAGLYSDSKGGCGVVELVGQQQDFISSQRNGILSISFDSYFPLSFRFVPDIKCTAKDERWSILALSVVFTSVLSLFTANPALFFFPTFTGLFWAVGMSLDQPGHSTVTDLFSNILGKYVPAMFCAWVMYDKMGVRRTLNHLTAQIEKTVLWLGACWVGALTNYTLDFIPIQRLNKHDLDQQPGARAALAVIVIIIFSIAVSQVFFFRQEGRFIKYIKLYALFIFGIIISLTLPGLQLRIHHYVLALLLLPGTSLQTRPSLLYQGLLVGLFINGIARWGFDPVLETPAALQGDAQKGTLLPTIPQPVIHIGEGAHSMSNITFTWNQPSGNAYDGISILVNDVERFRGYFDDIIDRQDSFVWHRNGSLDLPEYFRFAFMQGSSSGDYTKAGIWSAEGEWTPMKAGPSKVKARSEDDHRVVRRR from the coding sequence ATGGTGAGACAATTCGAGCCTTACCACGATGAACAGGAACCACTCATGAAGGACGACTCGGAGCGCAACGATGCCGGCACTGGCGCCGGCGCTGGAACTAGCACAGTAACGGAGATTGACCACCCTGATGCGCCGCTGGACAGTCCGAGTCCCGTcgaagctgctgcgactAACAGCCCAGGCGCAGCGCTCGAAGTCATCGacgacaacagcagcagcgacggcAATGCGCCCACGCCGCGCTTCATCCAGGACGAGCGCTCGTCCAAGCGCTGGAAGAAGATTCCCTATCCAGTTCGCCGAGTCCTTCTCGCAATTGGAAAATGGTCAAAGGGTCCGCCGAACGCTCAGCCGTACCGCATAAAGCCCTTGTTTCCTGTCGTGCAAGAATACCCGCTGTTCCTCGTTGAGCGATTCTTGCCCAAGGCCTATCGTTTTTGGACCgtctttctttacttttccGTATGGGTCATTACATTTGTGCTCGTCAAGCGCCAAGAGACGATTGCCTCCACCGTCGAGGGATGGGGCCAGTCGCAGCCCATCGGCTGCGGTGATACATACTGGAGCGCGGGCAACGGGTGCGGCTTGGACGGAAACGACTGCAGACCGTTCAATGGCAGTGGATTCGCTTTCCAATGCCCGGCCTCGTGCGACAGCTACCACGTCCTGAATCCCAGAGCAGTTGGCGACCAAGAGATTGTTTACCGGTCGTTGGTGATTGGAGGACCGTCCAGCGACGTCCATCCCGAGCTGGCTACATATCGCGGCGACTCGTACATCTGCGCCTCGGCTGTCCACGCCGGCCTCTATTCCGACTCAAAGGGAGGTTGTGGCGTCGTGGAGCTTGTTGGTCAGCAACAAGACTTTATCAGCTCCCAGCGAAATGGTATTCTGAGCATCAGCTTCGATTCCTACTTCCCGCTATCGTTCCGATTCGTTCCAGATATCAAATGTACAGCCAAGGATGAGAGATGGTCCATCTTGGCTCTCTCAGTCGTTTTCACCAGTGTGTTATCACTTTTCACGGCCAATCcggcgctcttcttcttccctacCTTCACTGGCTTGTTCTGGGCAGTCGGCATGTCGCTCGATCAGCCCGGGCACTCGACCGTCACAGACCTGTTCTCTAATATCCTGGGCAAATATGTGCCTGCCATGTTTTGCGCATGGGTCATGTACGACAAGATGGGCGTCCGCCGCACGCTCAACCACTTGACTGCTCAAATCGAAAAGACCGTCCTCTGGTTGGGCGCCTGCTGGGTTGGCGCTCTGACCAACTATACTTTGGATTTCATCCCCATCCAGCGTCTCAACAAGCATGACCTTGACCAACAGCCGGGAGCCCGAGCGGCTCTGGCCGtcattgtcatcatcatATTCAGCATTGCCGTTTCGCAAGTATTCTTCTTTAGACAAGAGGGGCGATTCATCAAATACATTAAACTATACGCCCTTTTCATTttcggcatcatcatctctttGACTCTGCCGGGGCTCCAACTGCGCATTCATCATTATGTCCTGGCCCTCCTGCTGTTACCAGGCACAAGCTTGCAGACACGACCATCGTTGCTCTACCAGGGTCTCCTGGTggggctttttattaatggCATTGCCCGCTGGGGCTTTGACCCTGTGCTGGAGACACCTGCGGCTCTCCAAGGAGATGCACAAAAGGGAACACTGCTGCCAACCATTCCCCAGCCAGTTATACACATTGGCGAGGGCGCGCACAGCATGTCCAACATCACGTTCACTTGGAACCAGCCTTCCGGCAATGCCTACGACGGCATCAGCATTCTGGTTAATGACGTAGAGCGTTTCCGAGGATACTTTGACGATATCATCGACCGACAAGACAGCTTTGTTTGGCACAGAAACGGCAGCCTAGACCTGCCAGAATACTTTAGATTTGCATTCATGCAAGGAAGCTCGAGTGGAGATTATACCAAGGCCGGCATCTGGTCGGCGGAAGGCGAGTGGACGCCGATGAAGGCTGGGCCGTCCAAGGTGAAGGCCAGGAGCGAGGATGACCATAGAGTAGTTCGACGACGATGA
- a CDS encoding uncharacterized protein (EggNog:ENOG41~TransMembrane:12 (i41-60o105-124i133-154o160-187i199-220o226-247i315-334o349-369i390-409o415-435i447-469o481-503i)), producing the protein MDHVDERSRLLPHQPDEDSGDASAATSPRPETSAAFPRRNLIHCILILTLKFLFLLSFNFQVGPLLTAVLTRNVCHREHPELDPGSPECFIHGEVRSELVLFTRWNYALNNVPGILTALPYGFLADQYGRKRGLYLSLVGVALAQLCSIIIYFWPDVFHYRLALISPFFMFIGGGSVVFSALLFAMLSDLAPDAYRTTTFFGMAGSVIAAGQLVSPLVSILSQKNIWLPVFIGVSLYIPIVAIALYLPETLDRKALPDVVAPDLADTALDNQEARDIDVQNHDRPSWIHRWRSLTEGTHRFRVAALSMFWGDRQVTFLLLTVFLTVLGEGATYIQSKYITRRFELSWSTIYYIIYCWAALSAILVLLFLPAVNYHLTTKMAMPPQKRDLLLARIGIILLIVGYLVVGLAETSSLMLIGLGISCFGFPLEYILRGLLAQLVEAHKRGLLFTSIALVDNLGTIFTYLLMTLCFDLGEAGGGRWLGVPFLTATFFFALATPILYYIRVM; encoded by the exons ATGGATCATGTGGATGAGCGATCGCGTTTGCTCCCGCACCAGCCTGATGAAGACTCGGGCGATGCATCCGCAGCGACTTCACCGCGGCCCGAAACCAGCGCAGCGTTTCCGCGCCGCAATCTGATCCAttgcatcctcatcctcacccTCAAATTCTTGTTCCTGTTAAGCTTCAATTTCCAGGTTGGCCCGCTGCTCACGGCGGTGCTCACGCGCAACGTCTGCCACCGCGAGCATCCAGAGTTGGATCCAGGCAGCCCCGAGTGCTTCATCCACGGGGAGGTCAGGTCAGAGCTGGTGCTGTTTACAAGATGGAACTACGCGTTGAATAATGTGCCGGGCATTCTTACTGCTCTTCCGTATGGGTTCTTGGCAGACCAGTACGGGCGAAAGCGCGGGTTATATCTATCTCTCGTAGGCGTGGCCTTGGCACAATTATGCTCCATTATCATCT ACTTTTGGCCCGATGTATTTCACTATCGACTGGCATTGATATCGCCATTTTTCATGTTTATCGGGGGAGGTAGTGTCGTCTTCTCGGCGTTACTCTTCGCGATGCTGTCAGATCTTGCCCCTGATGCCTACCG TACTACGACCTTTTTCGGCATGGCTGGTTCAGTGATAGCTGCTGGGCAACTCGTCTCCCCTTTGGTTTCAATATTATCACAGAAGAACATCTGGCTCCCAGTCTTCATCGGAGTCAGTCTCTACATCCCGATCGTTGCCATTGCATTGTATCTCCCCGAGACTCTCGATCGGAAGGCGTTGCCAGATGTCGTGGCGCCAGACCTGGCCGACACTGCTCTGGACAACCAGGAGGCGCGCGATATAGATGTTCAGAACCATGACAGGCCTTCGTGGATCCATCGGTGGCGCTCGCTTACCGAAGGCACTCACAGGTTTCGAGTGGCTGCTCTATCCATGTTCTGGGGCGATAGGCAGGTCACGTTCCTGCTGCTGACCGTTTTCCTCACAGTTCTAGGAGAGGGCGCGACTTACATACAATCCAAATATATCACTAGGCGATTTGAGTTGTCTTGGTCAACG atttattatattatatattgctgGGCTGCTCTCAGTGCCATCCTGGTCCTACTTTTTCTCCCAGCAGTCAACTATCATCTTACGAcaaagatggcgatgccgCCGCAAAAGAGGGATCTGCTTCTTGCACGGATCGGCATCATTCTACTGATCGTGGGATATCTAGTGGTGGGACTCGCTGAGACGAGCAGCCTTATGCTGATTG GTCTCGGTATCTCATGCTTCGGTTTTCCATTAGAGTACATTCTTCGTGGTCTACTTGCCCAACTGGTCGAGGCACATAAGCGTGGTCTACTCTTCACTTCTATTGCCCTGGTGGATAACCTAGGTACTATTTTTACTTATCTGTTGATGACTTTGTGCTTCGATCTTGGCGAGGCTGGTGGTGGACGATGGTTGGGTGTGCCGTTCTTAACAgctactttcttttttgcccttgCTACGCCTATTTTATACTACATCCGTGTGATGTAG
- a CDS encoding uncharacterized protein (EggNog:ENOG41), with product MPPKIPTEADFSPISSTLPHKLHFPNPPESTTSILILFHGLGDHEVPFATFARNVSLPGVLAISVRGTSPLPAAFIPDAAGGQNFHWGDDLSVDTNTGDIDADPGFDKASRLIVEKLVKGTLIDKCGWEMNDILLFGFGQGGSLALGLASRLRTVERIVDISDGDDAMKQKLGKTCKGVVSIGGPLPLSMIPSLSSREKSSTPVLVCQLDEDEADAVKREFKEVRVVNWRRKEVAMPRDREEMFPIMKFLADQLNKGYT from the coding sequence ATGCCTCCAAAGATACCCACCGAAGCAGACTTCTCCCCGATCTCTTCCACTCTCCCCCACAAACTCCATTTCCCAAACCCACCCGAATCAACAAcctccatcctcatcctcttccacgGCCTCGGCGATCACGAAGTCCCCTTCGCCACCTTCGCCCGCAACGTCTCCCTCCCCGGCGTCCTCGCCATATCCGTCCGCGGCACTTCTCCCCTTCCAGCGGCCTTCATTCCCGATGCCGCCGGGGGCCAGAACTTCCACTGGGGCGATGACCTGAGCGTGGACACCAACACGGGCGACATCGACGCCGACCCAGGTTTTGACAAGGCGTCGAGGCTGATCGTGGAGAAGCTGGTCAAGGGGACACTGATTGACAAGTGCGGATGGGAAATGAACGACATTCTCCTCTTCGGGTTCGGACAGGGCGGCTCCTTGGCTCTGGGACTGGCATCTCGGCTGCGAACTGTCGAGCGCATAGTTGACATCTCAGATGGCGACGACGCTATGAAGCAAAAACTCGGAAAGACGTGTAAAGGTGTCGTTTCGATTGGCGGTCCGCTGCCATTGTCCATGATCCCCTCGTTGAGTAGTCGCGAAAAGAGCAGTACCCCGGTGCTGGTGTGTCagctggatgaagatgaggcggATGCGGTTAAGAGAGAATTCAAAGAAGTGAGGGTAGTCAATTGGAGGAGGAAAGAGGTGGCTATGccaagagacagagaggaaATGTTTCCCATCATGAAATTTCTTGCAGATCAGTTGAACAAGGGCTACACATAG